The Spinacia oleracea cultivar Varoflay chromosome 2, BTI_SOV_V1, whole genome shotgun sequence DNA segment TTTGTGTATTATGTCTATTGAATGATTTTgggaaaaacataaaaaaaataaaacgaaattcatacataccaaaaaaaaaattaaatggaacTTGTACATTACCCGAAACGCTACATAATAACATaagtataaaataattaataagtgTATACTTAACATAAGTATTAAGCTCGTATCATGGAAGGAGCTTAAACTTCATAAGTGTATACCATGGTCGGAGctcaaaactcataagtctatactatttaatgttttgatttgttgttgaatttgatgtaatttgTTTCGGAGAAAAGATTAAGAGACTTATGCatcttaagcttgtaccatggtaggagcttaaaatgcataagtctatgccatggtgtgagcttaaaatgcataagtctatgccatggtgtgagcttaaaatgcataagtctctaccatggtgtaaacttaaaatgcataagtttgtggaatcaaaattaaattagtatttttttaatttattgattaatgtacttattgacaaataaaattgcttggtttaaataattttttttatgggtGTATGGTGGTGGTTTGGATGAAGATACTTTCTCTCTTCAAAATAGATGGGGTAATTAATTTGGGAGAAAAGTTTCATTATATAAGGATATTAAAGTAAAATAAtagggcggttttgagtaatgtggggcggcttttagcgctccactaaaaaaattaaacgaaacacgTGTATCGCAGGAACTTCAAAACTAGGTCGCAGGAACTTCAAAACTAGGAGTATTTAGTTAAACTCCATTTATAATACACTattaaataatcacacaacGAGCAAAATTAGTCGAAGTATTAAGTATGCATcgattgagtttaaaaattcaaAGGGTTTGACATTTTGACAAGGATGAGATACACAATTGTGGGAAAATAAATATCTAATCGGAGTACTACTAACAATAAAATAAACATGAGGTGAGAACAAAAATTGAAACAAAGTTGCTTGAATTGTTGCCATCTCTCTAAATTTCAACTTTCTGGGCTCTAACTTCTACTCCATCTCCGATCTCAAATCTTTACTGAATAACAATATCTCCTTTCTCTAAATCCGACCCAACAATGTCCGGTTTGTGTTCTTGGCTCCACAGCAGGATCGTCGAACCCCTTCTCCAAATCTTACGCAGGTATTTATATATGTGTGTTTTTCTACTCATTTTCCTcaaaatttggaccttttaCTTAGATAATCTTCAATTATTGTCACTTTCTGAAGTGGGGTTTCATTATCTATGTCAAATTATAGTTTTAAATGCTTATCTCAGCTCAAATTTCCGAGCTCTAATTTGGGTacaatataatttatttatttttagtttttttttaatttttttcaattGAAATGGGTTACAGGGGTGCAGAGCCTAAGCTATTGGCGTTTTCATCAGCTCTTGGTCTTACATTGGGTGTATTCCCAATATGTGGTATGTTGCTTTCTTAATTTCTTTGTCTCCTTTTCATTTGATGTTTGTTTTTTACTCCATGTTACTCGGACTTATATACTCATGTTGGACATCAATATGAGTCCAAATGTCCCACTCGGCTATTTTGTAATAAGGTGAAATAAAGAGTTAGAGTAACATTAACTTCAGttaaagtttgcatttttgttgcTGACTTGATAATTTGAGCTGTTGGGTATGAATCGTTTCTGAGTATAGCTTGTAGTTAAGTTGATTATGATCTTATGGGTTTGTTATGAACTATCTACAATTGCAAATGGGCGCGTCTTAGCTTGTATTTTCGTTTTACTCTAAGTCTAGATGGTCTAAATTTGATGGATGATGTAATGCCTATAGGCATGGGATTGTATGTGGGACTTGCAACTTTTCACTGTGTTGCACATCATGTTTAATGGTCTTTGTGTTTGTTTCTTGCTTTTGCTCAAAGATGCCTTTTTTGTGCTTCTTTGCAACTCGGGTGTTTGTGCTTCCTTATCTTCTTCCTTGTGCCAAGAATAGGTTGGCATTGAAATTGTTTCTTGCTGTTTTGTAAAACGAAGAGAAAGTATAACTAGTGGTCTAGTGGAAGCTAAAATGAATTGTGCAAGTTCTTGTACTTGAAAGATTCGCCTCAGGCTGCATGTGACTGGTTTAAACCTTAGTTTTATTGTGCAAGTTCTTGTACTTGAAAGATTCGCCTCAGGCTGCATGTGACTGGTTTAAACCTTAGTTTTATGATTACCTTCTTAATTTGAAACTAGGTGACCTAGTTCCCCAAACCTTTGGCATACCTCTTGGAACTCTATATCTGGTGGAAACTAAAATGAATTGTGCAAGTTAGACTTTGAGCTGCTTTGGGGAATCATTTGGATCTCTTCAACTGGTGAACCAATCCATCATTGGCTCATTGCCTTAGACATAGAAGTTCTGTAAATAACATGAGAAAGTTGTTTTACGTTTTGACCTGTGGAAGTATTTTCTTTCCAAATTCTTGCAATGcctattatattgtttataactTTATATACAAGGAGTAAGGAGTTTCCTTTTAACTACTTTGACCTTTCTACGGATTTCGTTAATCTAAGGTGAGGGAAATAAATCAAGTAATGTTTCATTTATTTTGATTGGTGATGTCAAAAtacttttaattttctttctagTTGTTCCCATGAAGAATGCATTAGTATTCAGGAAACTAGTTCACAGGTAGATGTTGCTAACCTGTACTATGTTTGTGACTTGATAGGGCTGATACATATGCAGGACTTGTATGCATGTGTCATTGTGCTGAAGCTATAACCGTGATCTTAAAACTAAACGGCGGCTGTGAGAAAATTCCTACAAGTTGGTATTTTGTAATGGAAATAATTTACCAACTTGTAGAGTTGTAGGTATTTTCTAGTTTCTACTATCCCCCATATCGcagaaaaatatttaaaattgagCAACAATAGAAGTATTCCCAAATCCCAATCACCTGAAATGACAAATTTATAACTTATGCCTTTGGAGAGTATGTGATTTTTAGGTCACCATGAGTCCTTTAATTGTGGTTTTATGGGAACACCTATAATTCAAGGGTGGTCATGTAATGCTGAAATAATTATTGTCATGTATGGAGTACGGTGCTCTCTGGCAGACGATGTTAACTGTTATACTTGGTTACATGGTGGCTAGTTTCTTAGCACAAGTGAGAAGACTGATTCAAAGTGATGTTTATTTGTGAATAGTCATGCAAATTTGCATTAATCTTTTACAGGGGTTACTATATTTCTGTGTGGATTGGCCATTCCGTTGTTGGGGTCACGTTGCCATCCTGCAAGTGTGCTGCTGGCAAATTTTGTGGCTACTCCCATTGAGTTGAGGTAACCTTGCTTTTCAATGTAATAACTTCCATTGTCCGAGGCTAAAAATTACTAACATGTGCTTCTGACTGTGGCCTGACTTACTGTTTTGTCTTTATGGTTTCATTCGTACACTTTATCTTTGTTATATTGAGTTATAGTTTGTGTGCACTGTAGTTTGGTGATACCCTTCTTGCGTCTTGGTGAAGCTATTTGTGGCGGTCCTCAATTTCCGTTGACCTCTGATGCTTTGAGGAAGGTCCTGACTGGACATGCTTCAACTGAAGTTCTTCTAAGCATACTTCATGCGGTATGGATTCAACCTACTATACTCCCTcctcctcccccccccccccccccatgttAACTCCCTCCACCCCTTTGTGTATATTTGTAAATTACACCTTGTAGGGATCGCACACCATCCAACACCTGAATACATTACATAGTGGCTCTAATAAAACTTCCACCATGGTTAAGGTGGaagaaagtttttttttgtgtgtgtgtgtgtgtgtggtggGTTCAACAACAAAGATAGTGTTTAATCTTACGCTCACACATCACAATCACAAAAGGCTGTTTCTTGAAGATTGCTATTAGAAAAAGGTAAGTTGATGACATGCTATTTCACAGTAATTTAAGAGACATGTTTTAGTCTATTATAAGCTGAAGTGCAAAAACTAAGAAAAACAATTGCGGTTTGCATTTACATTTTGACTGTGAATGAGAAAAATGTATTGGGTAGATCCTTAGGTAGATTCATCATTCATTGAATTGATCTTGGTATAGGATTGGAAAGAGGTTGTATTACATGGTATAGGATTCTCCACATTGTTTCGAAGATAAACTGTATGATTGTTTCATATTTCTAAACTCCCTGTTGCTTCAGAAAGGGAAATGTAAGTTACTAAATAATGTCCATAAAGATCCTGTCAGCAGATACGGTCGCTTGGTTGATAGTAagaaattatacggagtattttttaCGAAATT contains these protein-coding regions:
- the LOC110796136 gene encoding uncharacterized protein is translated as MSGLCSWLHSRIVEPLLQILRRGAEPKLLAFSSALGLTLGVFPICGVTIFLCGLAIPLLGSRCHPASVLLANFVATPIELSLVIPFLRLGEAICGGPQFPLTSDALRKVLTGHASTEVLLSILHAMVGWLVAAPFILALLYVIFLPCYKILVQKFSSASLNEKLKSDEELRLKATLIE